The Drosophila innubila isolate TH190305 chromosome 3R unlocalized genomic scaffold, UK_Dinn_1.0 2_E_3R, whole genome shotgun sequence genome has a segment encoding these proteins:
- the LOC117789773 gene encoding ran-binding protein 3 — protein sequence MSENNEASVEANCFRGGFTLKASRLGGAVLRPAVLADSAVLATAHTNTNTTNNANNNNNSATTLAKTEETEETIAGNPFLREEEDEANVDAAVAADVAADAAAAPALVESSSTAKSDDKADEEFDERPDPLSMLRNNGTNIFAASKTNLPRVQTSGFIFGQNVHERVVGENLSTETAAEAAGGVSGAATEASSTSSQLLFSSVIQQAAQSTDKDNNKDNKDNSEAKSLNDVAREYEESRAQKRKYEEVETFTGEENELNIADVSCKLFAFVNSNWEERGRGSLRLNDAKDEQDCSRVVFRTSGNLRLVLNTKVWAAMVAERASQKSLRLTAMDNTGTVKIFLAMGRPADIAQVHKALSERIAKRKQTHPDEATVVESKNGISTDSTCAASVQPESTTHDDEDVDDGVIVESLPIAAPAAPTAAIAEADSNEPSSKKALMQADSSVDIHVDVNLPETSEDTAEAEPKATKEEEQA from the exons ATGTCCGAAAATAATG AAGCGTCGGTTGAAGCCAACTGCTTCAGAGGTGGCTTTACATTGAAGGCGTCGCGTTTAGGCGGCGCCGTGCTGCGTCCGGCTGTGCTCGCCGATTCCGCCGTATTGGCCACGGCTcacaccaataccaataccaccaacaatgccaacaacaacaacaatagcgcCACAACGTTAGCGAAGACTGAGGAGACAGAGGAAACCATTGCGGGTAATCCCTTCTTGCGGGAAGAGGAAGATGAAGCCAACGTTGacgctgctgtcgctgccgacGTCGCTGCTGACGCCGCTGCTGCGCCCGCTTTGGTGGAATCCTCCTCCACAGCGAAATCGGATGATAAAGCGGATGAAGAGTTTGATGAGCGGCCGGACCCGTTGTCAATGCTACGTAACAATGGCACCAACATCTTTGCCGCCTCCAAGACCAATTTGCCGCGTGTTCAAACCAGTGGCTTCATCTTTGGCCAGAATGTGCACGAGCGTGTAGTAGGA GAGAACCTAAGCACAGAAACGGCTGCAGAGGCAGCTGGAGGCGTATCGGGTGCTGCAACGGAAGCATCCTCCACATCCTCGCAGCTGCTCTTTTCCAGCGTCATCCAACAGGCAGCGCAGTCGACAgacaaggacaacaacaaggacaacaaggACAATTCGGAGGCCAAGAGTCTTAATGATGTGGCACGCGAATATGAAGAGAGTCGCGCCCAGAAACGTAAATACGAGGAGGTGGAAACGTTTACGGGCGAAGAGAATGAATTGAATATAGCCGATGTCAGTTGCAAGCTGTTTGCCTTTGTCAACAGCAACTGGGAGgagcgtgggcgtggcagtctGCGTCTAAATGATGCCAAGGATGAGCAGGATTGCTCACGCGTTGTCTTCCGCACCTCGGGCAATCTGAGACTTGTCCTAAACACTAAAGTCTGGGCGGCCATGGTGGCGGAACGTGCCAGCCAGAAATCGTTGCGTTTGACGGCCATGGATAATACGGGCACGGTGAAAATCTTCTTGGCCATGGGTCGACCGGCGGACATTGCTCAGGTGCATAAGGCGTTGAGTGAGCGGATTGCCAAACGCAAGCAAACACATCCCGATGAAGCCACTGTGGTGGAGTCCAAAAATGGCATTTCCACGGATTCTACGTGTGCGGCCAGTGTGCAGCCGGAGTCCACAACCCACGATGACGAGGATGTGGATGATGGCGTCATTGTGGAGTCATTACCAATTGCGGCTCCAGCTGCTCCAACTGCTGCCATTGCGGAGGCGGACAGCAATGAGCCGAGTTCCAAAAAGGCGCTGATGCAGGCGGACAGCAGTGTCGATATTCATGTGGATGTCAATCTTCCAGAGACATCGGAAGACACTGCCGAGGCAGAGCCCAAGGCAACCAAGGAGGAGGAGCAAGCTTAA
- the LOC117789609 gene encoding 26S proteasome regulatory subunit 6A-B, whose product MAQTLEDKSIWEDGEESLGEEVLRMSTDEIVSRTRLMDNEIKIMKSEVMRITHEIQAQNEKIKDNTEKIKVNKTLPYLVSNVIELLDVDPQEEEDDGSVTVLDNQRKGKCAVIKTSTRQAYFLPVIGLVDAEKLKPGDLVGVNKDSYLILETLPAEYDARVKAMEVDERPTEQYSDIGGLDKQIQELIEAVVLPMTHKEKFKNLGIHPPKGVLLYGPPGTGKTLLARACAAQTKSTFLKLAGPQLVQMFIGDGAKLVRDAFALAKEKAPAIIFIDELDAIGTKRFDSEKAGDREVQRTMLELLNQLDGFSSTADIKVIAATNRVDILDPALLRSGRLDRKIEFPHPNEEARARIMQIHSRKMNVSNDVNFEELSRSTDDFNGAQCKAVCVEAGMIALRRSASSVTHEDFMDAIMEVQSKKKANLNYYA is encoded by the exons ATGGCTCAAACGCTAGAGGACAAATCAATATGGGAGGATGGCGAGGAGTCGCTGGGCGAGGAAGTGCTGCGAATGTCCACGGATGAGATTGTGAGCAGGACTCGATTAATGGacaatgaaatcaaaataatgaaaagcgAAGTAATGCGCATAACACACGAAATACAAGCGCAAAACGAAAAGATCAAAGACAATACGGAAAAGATTAAG GTTAACAAAACGTTGCCATATCTGGTGTCCAATGTCATCGAGCTGTTGGATGTGGATCCCCAGGAAGAGGAAGACGATGGCTCTGTTACTGTGCTCGATAATCAGCGCAAAGGCAAATGTGCGGTTATCAAAACATCAACACGTCAGGCGTATTTCCTGCCAGTTATCGGACTCGTCGATGCCGAGAAACTGAAGCCTGGAGATTTGGTGGGCGTCAACAAGGATTCGTATTTGATCTTGGAAACTCTGCCGGCCGAGTATGATGCACGTGTGAAGGCCATGGAAGTGGATGAGCGTCCCACAGAGCAGTATTCCGATATCGGTGGTCTGGACAAACAGATCCAGGAACTCATCGAAGCTGTTGTCCTGCCCATGACGCACAAGGAGAAGTTCAAGAACCTCGGCATTCATCCACCAAAAG GTGTTCTACTTTATGGTCCTCCTGGAACGGGAAAGACGCTGCTCGCTCGAGCTTGTGCCGCACAAACCAAGTCGACCTTTCTGAAGCTGGCGGGTCCACAGCTGGTGCAGATGTTCATTGGTGACGGCGCCAAGTTGGTGCGTGATGCCTTTGCACTGGCCAAGGAGAAGGCGCCTGCAATCATATTCATTGATGAACTGGACGCCATCGGCACAAAGCGTTTCGATTCGGAGAAGGCGGGAGATCGTGAGGTGCAGCGTACGATGTTGGAGCTGTTGAATCAGCTGGATGGCTTCAGTTCGACGGCTGATATTAAAGtaattgcagcaacaaatcGTGTGGATATTCTGGATCCGGCATTGTTGCGTTCCGGTCGTCTCGATCGTAAGATTGAGTTTCCACATCCCAATGAGGAGGCACGTGCCCGGATTATGCAGATTCACTCACGTAAAATGAATGTCAGCAACGATGTCAACTTTGAGGAGTTGTCCCGTTCCACGGACGACTTTAACGGTGCCCAATGCAAGGCGGTCTGTGTGGAGGCTGGAATGATTGCTCTGCGTCGCTCAGCGTCGTCCGTGACGCACGAGGATTTCATGGATGCCATCATGGAGGTGCAGTCCAAGAAGAAGGCAAATCTTAACTACTATGCTTAG
- the LOC117789608 gene encoding protein sel-1 homolog 1: protein MRLPGLLCLLLLFVVQHSQLLRAEELQGPISESASATETATATKSEEISTADKDKESPPVDAASNDRKAAKLKDAEFAPRTKVMPAALFERLWNDSLMKQQKLKAQIEAIEAEQPQVEAELTPEQLEAQSLFDNAMEILSKPRTDKRVAFTLLRKAAAFNHAKARAEVAWAMLLGLWMPFDFQQAAEEFERLAIDGLPEAHAGLAFLYSVGVGGKNVSQPLALIHYTLAALGDNTLAQMAMGYRYLYGINVPISCEKALIQYKRVARKVASKVTFANGPVVHRVRLLDELENPGSHETEIVDYYQLLADKGDVQSQVGLGQLYYQGGKAIQQDHQKALEYFTLAANAGNAIGFAFLGKLYLEGSEQIKADNETAFKYFSKASEMGDPVGQSGLGLMYLKGLGVPKDSIKALSYFTQAADQGWVDGQLQLGNMYFTGNGVKTDYKLALKYFNLATQSGHVLAYYNLGIMHAYGMGMLRSCPAAVEFFKNVAERGRWSSRLMHAYNDYKQNRIDEAYMHYALLAEVGYEVAQSNAAFLLDREEVHVFNDRHEDLIRAFYYWKRAAGQGYSAAQVKLGDYYYYGWGTKTDFETAAALYRKASEQQYNAQAMFNLGYMHEQGLGMKKDWHLAKRLYDLAAETNSDAKVPVAIALFKLQMLAKIESIKESPYRFIFYMDENIAANWDLYLITILTLLLGIIMYARRPFQQPEQQVAQQPAAPQVHDMAAVPVNAAPAAEATGATGGAAAADAIVAAAAASESTAAASASTATTTASSTTGSSSSPAPGTSSNTLDPTD, encoded by the exons ATGAGACTGCCAGgattgttgtgtttgttgctgttgtttgtggtGCAGCATTCGCAGCTGTTGCGGGCGGAGGAGCTGCAGGGTCCAATCTCGGAAAGCGCCAGCGCGAcagagacagcaacagcaacaaagtcGGAGGAGATAAGCACAGCGGATAAGGATAAGGAGTCGCCGCCTGTGGACGCCGCCAGCAATGATCGCAAGGCTGCGAAGCTGAAGGACGCGGAATTCGCTCCACGCACCAAAGTAATGCCAGCTGCATTGTTTGAGCGTCTTTGGAACGATAGCTTAATGAAGCAGCAGAAGCTCAAGGCACAAATCGAGGCCATTGAGGCGGAGCAGCCACAGGTGGAGGCGGAGCTGACGCCGGAGCAGCTGGAGGCGCAGAGTCTGTTCGACAATGCCATGGAGATTCTGAGCAAACCACGTACGGATAAACGAGTTGCCTTCACGCTGCTCCGCAAGGCGGCAGCCTTTAATCATGCCAAGGCGAGAGCTGAGGTGGCCTGGGCCATGTTACTGGGTCTCTGGATGCCATTTGATTTCCAGCAGGCGGCTGAGGAGTTTGAGAGATTGGCGATTGATGGTTTACCGGAGGCGCATGCGGGATTAGCCTTTCTGTATTCGGTGGGCGTGGGTGGCAAGAATGTTAGTCAGCCCCTGGCATTGATTCATTACACGCTGGCAGCCCTGGGTGACAATACATTGGCTCAAATGGCCATGGGTTATCGCTATCTGTATGGCATTAATGTGCCCATCAGCTGTGAGAAGGCGTTGATCCAATACAAGCGAGTGGCCAGAAAAGTCGCCTCCAAGGTGACCTTCGCCAATGGTCCCGTGGTGCACAGAGTGCGTCTGCTCGACGAGCTGGAGAATCCGGGCAGTCACGAGACCGAAATCGTCGACTACTATCAGCTATTAGCTGACAAGGGCGATGTCCAATCGCAGGTGGGATTGGGTCAGTTGTATTACCAGGGCGGCAAGGCCATTCAGCAGGATCATCAGAAGGCTTTGGAGTACTTTACCTTGGCTGCGAATGCGGGCAATGCCATTGGATTCGCCTTCCTGGGCAAGCTCTATCTAGAGGGCAGTGAGCAGATCAAGGCGGACAACGAGACGGCCTTCAAG TATTTCTCCAAAGCCTCCGAAATGGGCGATCCCGTGGGCCAGAGCGGTTTGGGTCTTATGTACCTGAAGGGTCTGGGTGTACCAAAGGATTCCATCAAGGCTTTATCGTATTTCACACAGGCTGCGGATCAGGGCTGGGTTGATGGCCAATTGCAACTGGGCAACATGTATTTCA CGGGCAATGGTGTCAAGACAGACTACAAACTGGCGCTCAAGTATTTCAATTTGGCAACACAATCGGGTCATGTTTTGGCCTACTATAATCTGGGCATTATGCATGCCTATGGCATGGGAATGCTGCGATCCTGTCCAGCTGCTGTTGAG TTCTTTAAGAACGTGGCGGAACGTGGTCGCTGGAGCAGTCGATTGATGCACGCCTACAATGACTACAAACAGAATCGGATCGATGAGGCTTACATGCATTATGCCCTCTTGGCCGAGGTGGGTTACGAGGTGGCCCAAAGCAATGCAGCCTTTCTTCTGGATCGCGAGGAGGTTCACGTATTCAACGATCGACACGAGGACTTGATTAGAGCATTTTATTACTGGAAACGTGCTGCTGGTCAAGGCTATTCCGCTGCCCAAGTAAAGCTGGGGGATTACTACTACTATGGCTGGGGCACAAAAACGGATTTCGAAACAGCCGCGGCACTTTACAG GAAAGCTTCGGAGCAGCAGTATAATGCACAGGCCATGTTCAATTTGGGCTATATGCATGAGCAGGGGCTCGGCATGAAGAAGGATTGGCATTTGGCCAAGAGATTATACGATTTGGCGGCCGAAACAAATTCGGATGCCAAAGTGCCTGTGGCAATTGCGCTTTTCAAGCTGCAGATGCTAGCCAAGATTGAGTCCATCAAAGAG TCTCCTTATAGATTCATCTTTTATATGGATGAAAACATTGCTGCTAATTGGGATTTATATTTGATCACAATACTGACTTTGTTGCTGGGCATCATCATGTACGCCAGGCGTCCATTTCAACAGCCAGAGCAGCAAGTGGCACAACAGCCGGCAGCTCCGCAAGTCCACGACATGGCAGCCGTGCCTGTTAATGCCGCGccagcagcagaggcaacCGGAGCAACcggaggagcagcagcagcagatgcaATTGTAGCCGCTGCAGCTGCATCAGAATCCACTGCGGCTGCATCCGCATCCACAGCGACTACAACGGCGTCCAGCACAACTGGCAGCTCCTCTTCTCCAGCTCCGGGGACGAGCAGCAATACACTTGATCCCACTGATTAG